One window of the Trifolium pratense cultivar HEN17-A07 linkage group LG2, ARS_RC_1.1, whole genome shotgun sequence genome contains the following:
- the LOC123910166 gene encoding TMV resistance protein N-like codes for MDILQSSCSFSYGFTYDVFLSFRGTDTRYGFTGNLYRALCDGGVHTFIDDRELHGGDEITQSLVKAIEESRIFIPVFSINYAFSSFCLDELVHIIHCFKVKGCLVLPIFYDVEPSHMRHHTESYGEAIAKHEVRFQNNKEKYNENMKRLHKWKMALNQAANLSGHHFNPRNGYEYEFIREIVKYVSNKINRVPLYVVDHPVGLQCRVLKVTSLLEVGSNDEVKMLGIYGPGGMGKTTLARAVYNGVADQFECVCFLHNVRENSAKHGLEHLQKEFLSTTVGLDIKLGDSSEGIPIIKQRLHRKKVLLMLDDVDELKQLQVLAGGLDWFCVGSRVIVTTRDKHLLASHDIEVTYEIDELNTNEALELLKWKAFKSKQVDSSYEHILNRAVMYASGLPLALEILGSNLFGKNIKEWNSLLDRCEKIPNKEIQKILKVSFDALEEDEQSVFLDIACCFKGYQLNEVEDILCAHYGQCMKYHIGVLVEKSLLKICWQGYVTLHDLIEVIGKEIVRQESPKEPGKRSRLWFHEDIFQVLEGNSGTSEIEIIHLNSLPEEIVEWTGNEFKKMKNLKTLVIPINKFFFKPHHLPNSLRVLIWHWYPSQYIPSDFCPKNLSICKLPNSGLTSFNLANSLKERTFFGMKVLHLDNSECLTEIIDISSLKNLEEFSFQRCENLLTIHDSVGFLNKLKILNAKGCSKLRSFPPIQLPSLQKLELSCCYRLNNFPKILGKMDNIEDIDLIGTSIEELPDSFQNLTRLNELLLVVEGHRMLIRLPSWILMMPKLYHICLYGYHVLPNQCDKPSSMVSSKLKSLGLRKCNLTDESLPIILKLFSNVTHLDLSMTNITILPECIKEHRSLRSLRLDDCKCLQEIRGIPPNLKYLSALNCESLSSSCRSMLINQELHEAGGTMFSLPGTASIPEWFEHQSRGWSTSFWFRNNIPSIVLFVTSKLKHADSRLLYSSVVSLIINGYKLDLHCPFDGLLYWILLDHTYLFDLHLQDIEPSWKLGISTPEDYQDQKPKLDKALLKNEWNHAEITCENKETIPLLIEIGIHVFKQKSNMEDIQFTDPNKNREN; via the exons ATGGATATTCTCCAATCATCTTGCTCTTTCTCTTATGGATTTACCTATGATGTGTTCCTCAGTTTCAGAGGCACTGACACTCGCTATGGTTTTACTGGAAATCTCTATAGAGCTCTATGTGACGGTGGAGTTCACACCTTCATTGATGATAGGGAGCTTCATGGAGGTGACGAAATCACACAATCACTTGTTAAGGCCATCGAAGAGTCCAGAATTTTCATTCCAGTTTTCTCTATCAACTAtgctttttcttccttttgtTTGGATGAACTTGTCCACATCATTCACTGCTTCAAGGTAAAAGGTTGCTTGGTTTTGCCCATTTTCTATGATGTGGAACCTTCTCACATGCGACATCACACTGAGAGTTATGGTGAAGCAATAGCTAAACATGAAGTGAGGTttcaaaataacaaagaaaagtATAATGAAAACATGAAAAGGCTGCATAAATGGAAGATGGCTCTTAACCAAGCAGCTAACTTGTCCGGCCACCATTTCAATCCTAG GAATGGATATGAATATGAGTTTATTCGAGAAATAGTAAAATATGTATCCAACAAGATTAATCGTGTTCCTTTATATGTTGTCGATCACCCCGTTGGCTTGCAGTGTCGAGTCCTAAAAGTAACTTCACTTCTAGAAGTTGGATCTAATGATGAAGTCAAGATGCTAGGGATCTATGGACCTGGTGGAATGGGTAAGACAACTCTTGCAAGAGCGGTTTATAATGGCGTTGCTGATCAATTTGAATGTGTGTGTTTTCTTCACAATGTGAGAGAAAATTCAGCAAAACATGGTTTAGAGCATCTCCAAAAGGAATTTCTATCCACAACAGTTGGATTGGACATTAAGTTAGGAGATAGTAGTGAGGGAATTCCAATCATAAAGCAAAGGCTACACCGAAAGAAGGTTCTATTGATGCTCGATGACGTTGACGAATTGAAGCAGCTGCAGGTTTTGGCTGGAGGGCTTGATTGGTTTTGTGTTGGTAGTAGAGTGATCGTTACCACTCGAGACAAACATTTGCTAGCAAGTCATGACATTGAAGTTACATATGAAATAGATGAATTAAATACGAATGAAGCTCTTGAATTGCTTAAGTGGAAGGCATTCAAAAGTAAGCAAGTTGATTCAAGTTATGAGCACATTTTAAACCGTGCAGTAATGTATGCTTCTGGCCTTCCACTGGCGTTAGAAATATTAGGTTCCAACTTATTTGGAAAGAATATAAAAGAGTGGAACTCTTTGTTGGATCGATGTGAAAAGATACCTAACAAAGAGATTCAAAAGATACTTAAAGTGAGTTTTGATGCTTTGGAAGAAGATGAGCAGAGTGTTTTTCTCGACATTGCTTGTTGCTTTAAAGGGTATCAATTGAATGAGGTGGAAGATATTCTTTGTGCTCATTATGGTCAATGCATGAAATATCATATTGGAGTGTTGGTTGAAAAATCTCTCCTAAAAATTTGTTGGCAGGGTTATGTGACATTACATGACTTGATAGAGGTCATAGGTAAAGAAATTGTAAGACAAGAATCACCAAAAGAACCTGGGAAACGCAGCAGGTTGTGGTTCCATGAGGATATATTTCAAGTTTTAGAAGGAAATTCC GGAACAAGTGAAATTGAAATTATACATTTGAATTCACTACCTGAGGAAATAGTAGAGTGGACAGGAAATGAATTCAAGAAGATGAAAAACCTCAAAACACTTGTTATACCAATAAATAAGTTCTTTTTCAAACCTCATCATCTTCCTAATAGCTTAAGAGTACTGATATGGCATTGGTATCCTTCACAATATATACCGTCTGATTTTTGTCCGAAGAATCTTTCCATATGCAAGTTACCCAACAGTGGCCTTACATCATTTAATTTGGCTAACTCGTTGAAGGAAAGG ACGTTCTTCGGTATGAAAGTTTTACATCTAGACAATTCTGAATGTTTAACAGAAATAATTGACATATCTAGTCTCAAAAATTTAGAAGAATTTTCATTTCAAAGGTGTGAGAATTTACTTACGATTCATGATTCTGTTGGGTTCCTGAATAAACTTAAAATCTTGAACGCTAAAGGTTGTAGCAAGCTCAGGAGTTTTCCACCAATTCAGTTGCCTTCTCTGCAAAAACTTGAACTTTCATGTTGTTATCGGCTTaataattttccaaaaatattagGAAAAATGGACAACATAGAAGACATTGATTTGATCGGAACTTCCATTGAAGAATTGCCGGATTCATTTCAAAATCTCACTAGGCTTAATGAATTACTATTAGTAGTAGAAGGACATCGAATGTTGATTAGGTTACCAAGCTGGATTCTCATGATGCCAAAATTGTATCACATTTGTCTTTATGGCTATCATGTATTGCCAAACCAGTGTGATAAACCAAGTTCCATGGTGTCCTCAAAACTAAAATCTCTTGGGCTTAGAAAATGCAACCTAACCGATGAATCTCTTCCAATAATTCTCAAGTTGTTTTCTAATGTGACACACTTAGACTTATCGATGACTAATATCACTATTCTTCCGGAATGTATCAAAGAACATCGCTCTTTAAGGAGCCTCCGTCTGGATGATTGCAAATGTCTTCAAGAAATTAGAGGGATTCCGCCAAATTTAAAATACTTGTCTGCATTAAATTGTGAATCTTTGAGTTCCTCATGTAGAAGCATGCTAATAAACCAG GAACTGCATGAAGCTGGAGGAACCATGTTTTCTTTGCCAGGAACTGCATCGATTCCAGAGTGGTTTGAGCACCAAAGTAGGGGATGGTCAACTTCTTTTTGGTTTCGTAACAACATTCCTTCCATTGTTCTCTTCGTCACTAGTAAATTGAAACATGCCGACAGCAGATTACTTTATTCATCAGTTGTTAGTCTTATCATCAATGGCTATAAATTGGATCTTCATTGTCCGTTTGATGGCCTTCTTTACTGGATTTTACTGGATCATACATATCTATTTGATTTGCATCTACAAGACATCGAACCTAGCTGGAAATTAGGCATATCTACACCAGAGGATTACCAGGATCAAAAACCTAAACTGGACAAAGCACTTTTGAAAAATGAATGGAACCATGCAGAGATTACGTGTGAAAATAAGGAGACAATTCCACTCCTTATAGAAATCGGAATCCACGTCTTCAAACAGAAAAGTAACATGGAGGATATTCAATTCACTGATCCtaataaaaatagagaaaattag
- the LOC123910165 gene encoding disease resistance protein RUN1-like, translated as MAKPQSFSSSFSYGFIFDVFLSFRGTDTRYGFIGNIYKALREAGIHTFIDDKELHGGDEITPALVKAIEESRIFIPVFSVNYASSSFCLDELVHIIHCFKTKGCLVLPIFYDVEPTHVRHQTGSYGEAIAKHEVRFQNNKEKYNENMKRMHKWKMALNQAAHLSGHHFNPRSGYEYEFIPKIVKYVSNKINRPLLHVVDYPVGLQRRVLKVNSLLEVGCNDEVKMLGIYGPGGMGKTTLARAVYNGIADQFECVCFLHNVRENSAIHGLEDLQKDFLSKTVGLDIKLGDSSEGIPIIKQRIHRKKVLLILDDVDELMQLQVLAGGLDWFSAGSRVIVTTRDKHLLASHDIEVTYEIDEFDKGEALEFLRWKAFKSKQVDSSYENILNRAVNYASGFPLALEVLGSNLFRKPIEKWNSLLDQYEKIPNKKIQKILKVSFDALDENEQSVFLDIACCFKGYHLKEVEDILCAHYGRDMTYHIGVLVEKSLVKIIEDTFHMEPDCVVLHDLIEDMGKEIVRQESPKEPGKRSRLWFHEDIFQVFEANSETNQVEIIHLSFSPPDEIVEWKGDELKKMKNLKTLVVVPVDKFFFKPHHLPNSLRVLKWRWYPSQSIPSDFCPKNLSIFELPKNDLTSFQLANSLKTRIFIDLKVLHLDESEYLTQINDISSLQSLEEFSFQRCHNLSTIHDSIGFLNKLKILNAKGCSKLRSFPPILLPSLQKLELSYCQWLKKFPEILGKIENIETIHFTETLIEELPDSFQNFTGLHTLAVFGYGMLRLPSSILMMPKLLNIYVKGYHVLLNQIDKSSSMVSSNVKSLVLNGCYKLQDESLPIILKWFANVTELNLSNSNFTILPECIKEHQSLWSFNLEDCKYLQEIRGTPPNLKWLSALNCKSLSSSCRRMLLNQELHKGGGTMFCLPGIAVIPEWFEYKNRGSSISFWFRDKLPSIALFCTTEWICGINCACYLSPPTLIINGDACALDDPCSHVNIYVERNHTYLFHLQLEDRVGLDEAVLKNQWNHAKVTYTNWTMKSLFKKSRIHILKQESSMRDFQFEDDDDDDDVVNVFCDDTDDDDDDDDDDVFYDVDDDNVADDDDVFYDVDDVLDDVDRYLQ; from the exons ATGGCTAAGCCCCaatcattttcttcttccttttcttatggattcatctttGATGTGTTCCTCAGTTTTAGGGGCACCGACACTCGCTATGGTTTTATTGGCAATATCTACAAAGCACTACGTGAAGCTGGAATCCACACCTTCATTGATGATAAAGAGCTTCATGGAGGTGACGAAATCACACCAGCACTTGTCAAGGCCATTGAAGAGTCCAGAATTTTCATTCCAGTTTTTTCTGTCAATTATGCTTCTTCTTCGTTTTGTTTGGATGAACTTGTTCACATTATTCATTGTTTTAAGACAAAGGGTTGTTTGGTTTTGCCTATTTTCTATGATGTGGAACCTACTCATGTGCGACATCAGACTGGGAGTTATGGTGAAGCAATAGCTAAACATGAAGTGAGGTttcaaaataacaaagaaaagtATAATGAAAACATGAAAAGGATGCATAAATGGAAGATGGCTCTTAACCAAGCAGCTCACTTGTCCGGACACCATTTCAATCCTAG GAGTGGATATGAATACGAGTTTATTCCGAAAATAGTCAAATATGTATCCAACAAGATTAATCGTCCTCTTTTACATGTTGTTGATTATCCCGTTGGCCTTCAACGTCGAGTTCTAAAAGTAAATTCACTTCTAGAAGTTGGATGTAATGATGAAGTCAAAATGCTAGGGATCTATGGACCTGGTGGAATGGGTAAGACAACTCTTGCAAGAGCGGTTTATAATGGCATTGCTGATCAATTTGAATGTGTGTGCTTTCTTCACAATGTGAGAGAAAATTCAGCAATTCATGGTTTAGAGGATCTCCAAAAGGATTTTCTTTCCAAAACTGTTGGATTGGACATTAAGTTAGGAGATAGTAGTGAGGGAATTCCAATCATAAAGCAAAGGATACACCGGAAAAAGGTTCTATTGATTCTAGATGACGTTGACGAATTGATGCAGCTGCAGGTTTTGGCTGGAGGGCTTGACTGGTTTAGTGCTGGTAGTAGAGTGATCGTTACCACTCGAGACAAACATTTGCTAGCAAGTCATGACATTGAAGTAACATATGAAATAGATGAGTTTGATAAGGGAGAAGCTCTTGAATTCCTTAGGTGGAAGGCTTTTAAAAGTAAACAAGTTGACTCAAGTTACGAAAACATTTTAAACCGTGCTGTAAATTATGCTTCTGGTTTTCCATTGGCGTTAGAAGTATTAGGTTCCAACTTGTTTCGAAAGCCTATAGAAAAATGGAATTCTTTGTTGGATCAGTATGAAAAGATTCCTAATAAAAAGATTCAAAAGATACTTAAAGTGAGTTTTGATGCTTTAGATGAAAATGAGCAGAGTGTTTTTCTCGACATTGCTTGTTGCTTTAAAGGGTATCATTTGAAAGAGGTGGAAGATATTCTTTGTGCTCACTACGGTCGAGATATGACATATCATATTGGAGTGTTGGTTGAAAAATCTCTTGTAAAGATTATTGAAGATACATTTCATATGGAACCGGACTGTGTGGTATTACATGACTTGATAGAAGACATGGGTAAAGAAATTGTAAGACAAGAATCACCAAAAGAGCCCGGGAAACGTAGCAGGTTGTGGTTCCATGAAGATATATTTCAAGTTTTTGAAGCAAATTCA GAAACAAATCAAGTTGAAATTATACATTTGAGTTTTTCACCACCCGATGAAATAGTAGAATGGAAAGGAGATGAACTTAAGAAGATGAAAAACCTCAAAACACTTGTTGTTGTACCAGTAGATAAGTTCTTTTTCAAACCTCACCATCTTCCTAATAGTTTAAGAGTACTGAAATGGCGTTGGTATCCTTCACAATCTATACCGTCTGATTTTTGTCCGAAGAATCTTTCCATATTCGAGTTACCCAAAAATGACCTTACATCATTTCAGTTGGCTAACTCATTGAAGACAAGG ATATTCATTGATTTGAAAGTTTTACATTTAGATGAGAGTGAATATTTAACACAAATAAATGACATATCTAGTCTCCAAAGTTTGGAAGAATTTTCATTTCAAAGGTGTCACAATTTAAGTACAATTCATGATTCCATTGGGTTCCTGAATAAACTTAAAATCTTGAACGCTAAAGGTTGTAGCAAGCTTAGAAGTTTTCCACCAATTTTGTTGCCCTCTCTTCAAAAACTTGAACTTTCATACTGTCAATGGCTTAAGAAGTTCCCAGAAATATTAGGAAAGATTGAAAACATAGAAACAATTCATTTTACAGAAACTCTCATTGAAGAATTGCCCGATTCATTTCAAAATTTCACTGGGCTTCATACGTTAGCAGTATTTGGATATGGAATGTTGAGGCTACCAAGTAGCATTCTCATGATGCCAAAACTGTTAAACATTTATGTCAAAGGTTATCATGTATTGCTTAACCAGATTGATAAATCAAGTTCCATGGTGTCCTCAAATGTAAAATCTCTTGTGCTTAACGGTTGCTACAAATTACAAGATGAATCTCTTCCAATAATTCTCAAGTGGTTTGCCAATGTGACCGAGTTAAACTTATCGAATAGTAATTTCACAATTCTTCCGGAATGCATCAAAGAACATCAATCTTTATGGAGCTTCAATTTGGAAGATTGCAAGTATCTTCAAGAAATTCGAGGGACTCCCCCAAATTTAAAATGGCTGTCTGCATTAAATTGTAAATCTTTGAGTTCCTCATGTAGACGCATGCTACTGAATcag GAACTGCATAAAGGTGGAGGCACCATGTTTTGTTTGCCAGGAATTGCAGTGATTCCAGAGTGGTTTGAGTATAAAAATAGGGGATCGTCAATTTCTTTCTGGTTTCGTGACAAACTCCCTTCCATTGCTCTCTTTTGTACTACTGAATGGATCTGTGGCATAAACTGTGCTTGTTATTTATCCCCTCCCACGCTAATCATCAATGGCGATGCATGCGCTCTTGACGATCCATGTAGTCATGTTAATATCTACGTAGAACGAAATCATACATATCTATTTCATTTGCAACTAGAAGACAGGGTAGGATTGGATGAAGcagttttaaaaaatcaatggaACCATGCGAAGGTTACATATACGAATTGGACAATGAAGTCACTCTTTAAGAAAAGTCGAATCCACATATTAAAACAAGAAAGTAGCATGAGGGATTTTCAATTCGAAGATGATGACGACGATGATGATGTAGTTAATGTTTTTTGTGATGAtactgatgatgatgatgatgatgatgatgatgatgttttttatgatgttgatgatgataatgttgcagatgatgatgatgttttttATGATGTTGATGATGTTCTTGATGATGTTGACCGCTATTTACAATAG
- the LOC123910173 gene encoding uncharacterized protein LOC123910173 isoform X2 → MVNRRFTQVATSDEDEDEAPPQPPPQRNSKLRNRKRMKLLDEEEDNDSDNNNNKDSDDDGQKEEGKNEPPQTVDDAKPIGDPIRVSGKGRGRKRHYESFEFDGNQYSLEDPVMLVPEDKEQKPYVAIIKDIIQNFSGSIMVLGQWFYRPEEAEKKGGGSWKSCDTRELFYSFHRDEVPAESVMHKCVVHFVPLNKQFPKRKQHPGFIVQKVYDTLERKLWKLTDKDFEDVKQQEIDELVQKTRKRIGELLDIEPEEAPPADQEEVTKNKRSLRRKSISPIDVSREEEGNPKTDQHSKPETPGSCVNNDSKYHRILVKFNSLTGNIHRDKWLERLLQHIQYMCNYDESIEKGKESGNADSDEIKNKNNDKTSEIANDCPDKGQKSSKSFVWPDAAVSAIVSLEKASHEALSTDFQKYNQKLRQLDFNLKNNALLARRLLNGELKPSKMLNMTPIELKEGLTSEELTKKEPDEKQHMQMTDARCSRCAELKVGLREIIHAGHGDRYQLECVACGNSWYASRDEVSALTIDGSDSKRSIGTAPSATAKFEDVQKKLASPRGSENPADDISKKTSEPRMPVLDTQKSFGKPSKDDNIEAKRHADKE, encoded by the exons ATGGTTAATCGACGCTTCACTCAGGTAGCCACCAGCGACGAAGATGAAGACGAAGCACCACCACAACCACCACCTCAGCGGAATTCGAAGCTACGTAATCGGAAGAGAATGAAGCTTctagatgaagaagaagacaacGATAGcgacaacaataacaataaagATAGCGACGATGATGGTCAGAAGGAAGAAGGAAAAAATGAACCGCCGCAGACTGTAGATGATGCAAAACCAATAGGTGATCCAATTAGGGTTTCTGGAAAAGGAAGAGGGAGGAAGAGACATTATGAATCATTTGAATTCGATGGAAATCAATATTCTCTC gaGGATCCTGTAATGCTTGTGCCTGAGGATAAAGAACAAAAACCATATGTTGCTATAATTAAG GACATTATACAGAACTTTAGTGGCAGCATAATGGTGTTGGGACAGTGGTTTTATCGTCCTGAAGAAGCTGAAAAAAAAGGTGGTGGAAGCTGGAAGTCGTGTGATACAAGGGAGCTTTTTTATAGTTTCCACCGAGATGAGGTTCCTGCAGAGTCTGTTATGCACAAGTGTGTGGTGCATTTTGTTCCCTTAAACAAACAGTTTCCAAAACGTAAGCAACATCCTGGCTTTATTGTACAAAAGGTGTATGACACTTTGGAAAGGAAACTCTGGAAGCTGACTGATAAGGACTTTGAGGATGTTAAACAGCAAGAAATTGATGAACTTGTTCAGAAAACTCGAAAACGCATTGGTGAGCTACTCGACATTGAGCCTGAAGAAGCCCCTCCTGCTGATCAGGAGGAGGTGACGAAAAATAAAAGAAGCTTAAGGAGAAAGAGCATTTCTCCCATTGATGTATCAAGGGAGGAGGAAGGAAATCCTAAAACTGACCAACATTCAAAGCCTGAAACACCAGGGAGCTGTGTAAATAATGACTCAAAGTATCATCGCATATTAGTGAAGTTCAATTCACTAACTGGTAACATTCATCGCGACAAATGGTTGGAGAGGCTGCTTCAACACATTCAGTACATGTGTAATTATGATGAGAGTATAGAAAAGGGAAAAGAATCAGGAAATGCTGATTCTGATGAAATCAAGAATAAAAACAATGATAAAACTTCAGAAATAGCAAATGACTGTCCGGACAAGGGTCAGAAG AGTTCCAAGTCCTTTGTGTGGCCTGATGCTGCTGTTTCAGCCATAGTTTCTCTTGAAAAAGCTTCACATGAGGCTCTATCAACAGATTTTCAGAAGTATAACCAAAAGTTGCGGCAACTAGATTTTAATCTCAAG AACAATGCGTTGCTAGCACGCCGTCTGTTAAATGGAGAGTTGAAACCTTCAAAAATGTTGAATATGACACCCATTGAATTAAAG GAGGGATTGACTTCCGAGGAATTAACCAAGAAGGAGCCTGATGAAAAACAGCACATGCAA ATGACAGATGCCCGCTGCTCAAGATGCGCGGAACTTAAGGTGGGCTTGAGGGAGATTATCCACGCTGGACACGGTGACCGTTATCAG CTGGAATGTGTTGCCTGTGGTAATTCCTGGTATGCCTCCCGGGATGAGGTGTCTGCACTGACCATAGACGGATCGGATTCAAAGAGAAGCATAGGCACAGCGCCATCAGCCACTGCAAAATTTGAAGATGTTCAGAAGAAGCTGGCGAGTCCCCGTGGATCTGAAAACCCAGCCGATGACATCTCTAAGAAAACAAGTGAACCACGTATGCCTGTTTTGGACACCCAGAAATCATTTGGCAAGCCCAGCAAAGATGACAATATTGAGGCCAAAAGACATGCTGATAAGGAATGA
- the LOC123910173 gene encoding uncharacterized protein LOC123910173 isoform X1, whose amino-acid sequence MVNRRFTQVATSDEDEDEAPPQPPPQRNSKLRNRKRMKLLDEEEDNDSDNNNNKDSDDDGQKEEGKNEPPQTVDDAKPIGDPIRVSGKGRGRKRHYESFEFDGNQYSLEDPVMLVPEDKEQKPYVAIIKDIIQNFSGSIMVLGQWFYRPEEAEKKGGGSWKSCDTRELFYSFHRDEVPAESVMHKCVVHFVPLNKQFPKRKQHPGFIVQKVYDTLERKLWKLTDKDFEDVKQQEIDELVQKTRKRIGELLDIEPEEAPPADQEEVTKNKRSLRRKSISPIDVSREEEGNPKTDQHSKPETPGSCVNNDSKYHRILVKFNSLTGNIHRDKWLERLLQHIQYMCNYDESIEKGKESGNADSDEIKNKNNDKTSEIANDCPDKGQKSSKSFVWPDAAVSAIVSLEKASHEALSTDFQKYNQKLRQLDFNLKNNALLARRLLNGELKPSKMLNMTPIELKEGLTSEELTKKEPDEKQHMQVSFPHFPPLQFYSLLCANLLTLAFPSLKQMTDARCSRCAELKVGLREIIHAGHGDRYQLECVACGNSWYASRDEVSALTIDGSDSKRSIGTAPSATAKFEDVQKKLASPRGSENPADDISKKTSEPRMPVLDTQKSFGKPSKDDNIEAKRHADKE is encoded by the exons ATGGTTAATCGACGCTTCACTCAGGTAGCCACCAGCGACGAAGATGAAGACGAAGCACCACCACAACCACCACCTCAGCGGAATTCGAAGCTACGTAATCGGAAGAGAATGAAGCTTctagatgaagaagaagacaacGATAGcgacaacaataacaataaagATAGCGACGATGATGGTCAGAAGGAAGAAGGAAAAAATGAACCGCCGCAGACTGTAGATGATGCAAAACCAATAGGTGATCCAATTAGGGTTTCTGGAAAAGGAAGAGGGAGGAAGAGACATTATGAATCATTTGAATTCGATGGAAATCAATATTCTCTC gaGGATCCTGTAATGCTTGTGCCTGAGGATAAAGAACAAAAACCATATGTTGCTATAATTAAG GACATTATACAGAACTTTAGTGGCAGCATAATGGTGTTGGGACAGTGGTTTTATCGTCCTGAAGAAGCTGAAAAAAAAGGTGGTGGAAGCTGGAAGTCGTGTGATACAAGGGAGCTTTTTTATAGTTTCCACCGAGATGAGGTTCCTGCAGAGTCTGTTATGCACAAGTGTGTGGTGCATTTTGTTCCCTTAAACAAACAGTTTCCAAAACGTAAGCAACATCCTGGCTTTATTGTACAAAAGGTGTATGACACTTTGGAAAGGAAACTCTGGAAGCTGACTGATAAGGACTTTGAGGATGTTAAACAGCAAGAAATTGATGAACTTGTTCAGAAAACTCGAAAACGCATTGGTGAGCTACTCGACATTGAGCCTGAAGAAGCCCCTCCTGCTGATCAGGAGGAGGTGACGAAAAATAAAAGAAGCTTAAGGAGAAAGAGCATTTCTCCCATTGATGTATCAAGGGAGGAGGAAGGAAATCCTAAAACTGACCAACATTCAAAGCCTGAAACACCAGGGAGCTGTGTAAATAATGACTCAAAGTATCATCGCATATTAGTGAAGTTCAATTCACTAACTGGTAACATTCATCGCGACAAATGGTTGGAGAGGCTGCTTCAACACATTCAGTACATGTGTAATTATGATGAGAGTATAGAAAAGGGAAAAGAATCAGGAAATGCTGATTCTGATGAAATCAAGAATAAAAACAATGATAAAACTTCAGAAATAGCAAATGACTGTCCGGACAAGGGTCAGAAG AGTTCCAAGTCCTTTGTGTGGCCTGATGCTGCTGTTTCAGCCATAGTTTCTCTTGAAAAAGCTTCACATGAGGCTCTATCAACAGATTTTCAGAAGTATAACCAAAAGTTGCGGCAACTAGATTTTAATCTCAAG AACAATGCGTTGCTAGCACGCCGTCTGTTAAATGGAGAGTTGAAACCTTCAAAAATGTTGAATATGACACCCATTGAATTAAAG GAGGGATTGACTTCCGAGGAATTAACCAAGAAGGAGCCTGATGAAAAACAGCACATGCAAGTAAGTTTTCCTCACTTTCCCCCACTACAATTTTATTCTTTGTtgtgtgcaaatctgctgacttTAGCTTTCCCATCCCTCAAACAGATGACAGATGCCCGCTGCTCAAGATGCGCGGAACTTAAGGTGGGCTTGAGGGAGATTATCCACGCTGGACACGGTGACCGTTATCAG CTGGAATGTGTTGCCTGTGGTAATTCCTGGTATGCCTCCCGGGATGAGGTGTCTGCACTGACCATAGACGGATCGGATTCAAAGAGAAGCATAGGCACAGCGCCATCAGCCACTGCAAAATTTGAAGATGTTCAGAAGAAGCTGGCGAGTCCCCGTGGATCTGAAAACCCAGCCGATGACATCTCTAAGAAAACAAGTGAACCACGTATGCCTGTTTTGGACACCCAGAAATCATTTGGCAAGCCCAGCAAAGATGACAATATTGAGGCCAAAAGACATGCTGATAAGGAATGA